The nucleotide sequence ACCGGCGGGAAGCGGAGAAAAGCTGGTTTATCAGCCGGAACTGACGGATGGTTCTGATGAGCATGCCTTCGTCGCATGCCGGGTTATCCATAAGCTCCGGTTTTGATTCCCGGTGGGGAAAAGTTAAGAGCGGCATAGGACAGGGCTATGGACGGGCGGTCTTGCGCATGAAACCGGTTTCCACGGTGAGACCTGGACCGAAGGCAATAGCCAGAACATTCCCCTCACGGCTGTCGGCAAGGATTCGCTGCAACACAAACATGATGGTAACCGAACTCATGTTGCCGTAGTTTCGGAGGACCTCGTAGGATACCCGAAGTTCCTCAGGATCGAGCTGCAGGGCCTCTTCAATTTTTTCGAGGATGGCCTTGCCGCCTGGATGTACGGCCCATATATCGATATCCCCGCGGCTGCGGCCGCTCTTTTTGAGAATCCCCTCTAGGATATCATCCAGATTCTCATTAATTATCCGGGGAACATAGGCGGAGAGTTTCATGGTGAAGCCGGTATTACCAACCCGCCAGGCCATATCCTCCTTGCTGTCGGGCAGGATCTGGGAGTTAAAGGAGTCAAAGGCTATTATCGGACCGTTGGCGGCTGTCGGGTCCGAGACAATCAGCGCAGCGGATGCTCCGTCGGCAAATATGGCATTGGCAACCATGGTATCCAGATCGTCCCGCTGCTGAAAGTGTACGGAACAGAGCTCCACGTTGACCATCAGGACTCTGGCATCCGGCTCCGCTTTGCATATTGAATGGGCCAGGGACATGGCAGTGAGGGCGGCGTAACAGCCCATGAAGCCGATATGGTAACGTCTGGTTGCGGGAGGAAGGGTAAGTTCCCTGGCCAGATGAAAATCAAAACCGGGTGCGGAAAATCCGGTACAGCTTACGGTGATAAGGTGGGTAATGTCGTCTGTATTCGAGTTCCCGATCCGTTTAAAAAGGTCTTCCGCCGCTCTTAAGGAAAGCCGGTTGGCTTCCTGTATAAAAAGATCGTTTCTCTTCTCCGTGGTCGGTTCAGGTTTCAGGCTTCTGGCGGGCGGAAAAAAGCAGTAATCCGCCGGATCGCGGTCGTAATCAGCAATGACGGAATAGCGCTTTTCGATGGCGCTTCCGGCATAGATACGGCGCATGAACTTTTTCTGGCGTTCCGTAGTCCCCTCAATCCCCAGGTTGAATTCCAGGGCGTAATCCTGCGAGTAGGAATAATCCGGAACCGCGGTTCCGATTCCCAGAAGATACGCCTTTTGTTTATTGTTTGACTCCTGCATGGGATAAAAGTACTATCTTCATCAGGCAAGGGAAATAAAAACAGGGAAATAAAAAACAGACAATGAACGAGAAACGTCGGTTCAGGCTGCACATGAAGGATTTCGATTTCGCATTGCCGGAAAGCAAACGGGAGTATAACCGCAGGCTCTTTTCTCCCGTAGCAGAGGTCTATTCCGGGATTACCCGGATTCTCTCTTTCGGGAGGGACGCGGCCTGGAAGCGGAAGCAGGTTTCGCTGCTGCCGGAGATCCCTGATCCCCGCATTCTGGACCTTGCCTGCGGACCCGGGGACCTCAGTTTTCTGTTCGCCGCCAGGTATCCTTCTGCCCGAATCAGCGGGATCGATCTGAACTCCGATATGCTGGACCGGGCCTCCGCAAATCTTTCACGTATGCCCGGAAATATCCAGGAACGGGTCGATTTTTCCCTGAGTGACATGAATGAACTCTCCTTCAAAGACGGGGAGTTCGACATTATAAGCGGAGGCTACGCCCTGCGGAACTCCCCCGACCTGGGGCGCACCCTGGCGGAGATTCACCGCATGCTGAAGCCCGGGGGGTACGCCGCCTTTCTCGATTTTTCCAGGTCCCGCTGGAAACTTGTCGGGAGGCTGCAGCTTGACCTCCTTTCGTTCTGGGGCCGTCTCTGGGGGCGGGTCTATCATGGAAATCCCGAGGTCTACGGCTATATCGCGGAAAGCCTGAAGAGTTTTCCGGACCAGGCAGATTTTTTACGTCTTCTTGGGGACTATGGTTTTTCTCCGGTCCATTACATACCACGGATGTTCGGAATGATCAGGATCACGGTGGTCAGGAAGTCCTGATGCTTCTAATCGACAGCATCGCGTAATGCTTCGACAGACTGTGTTTAAGGGGACTTGCAAGGAGCATTTTGAGAACTCCATTGCGCAGGGCTGACCCGATTCTGCCCTGTATTGTCCCTGTTTTCATGGAGAGTACCGCCCGTCCTGCGGCGATTGCAGCGGCCTGGCGGCGATGACGTGAATAGCTGCGAAGGAGTCCGGCGTCGTATCCACCTTCCAGCATGGAGGCGAGAATCCCTGCTGCATATTCCGCGTCCCCGAAACCGGTGTTCATTCCCTGACCACCGATGGGCGGGATCGTATGGGCCGCATCGCCGAGAAAGAGTAATCGTCCCCGGGCAAGGACGGGCATTATACGGCTGTGAATCCCGAAGGGGCTCAGCCACTCTCTGTCTTCCGCGGATAGAAGAAAGCCTGAACGTTCCATGACCCGATCTTCCAGGTATCCCGGTTCGGCATCCTCCAGAAAACACGGGGTCTGGACCACCCAGCGCCGGAATCCCCCGGGAAGGGGAAAGGATTCCACCGATCCTGAAGGGGTAAAAAAAAGATGCGCCTCTGTCTCCAGGCCGGATCTGTCCCGGTAATCCCCCATCAGAAAGGTGTCTGCGTATTCACGCCCGGGCATACCGATACCGGATAGCTGCCGCAGGGTTGAGCGGAATCCGTCGCAGGCGCACAGATAATCAGCTTCAATTTCCAGGGTATCGCCATTTTCTGCAAGCACCCTGGCGCTGATTTGGTTCCCATGGTCGCTGTATTCGATGCACTCATGGTTCTGTAGAAATGTTATACTGGGAAAGGATTCAAGATTCTTCTGCAGGATCTCTTCGGTTCTCCGCTGGGGAAAGGAGAGTATAAACCGGTAAGGCCCGGGAATGGCGGAAAACGAGAGGGACCCGAGTGTCCCCTTTTGTCCATGGATGACAGCATCGGTAATCCGGACTCCTTTGACGATAAAGGTCTCTTCGAGTCCGAGATGTGCCAAAACACGGAGGGAAGGAGGGGTAATTCCGATGGCCTTGGAATGCCGTGAAGCTTCGCTTCGTTTTTCCACGAGCAGGGTGTTGATGTTTTTTTGTCCCAGCAGGTTGGCAAGCAGCAGGCCCACTGGACCGGCTCCCACGATCAGGATCTGTGTTCGCATGCTGGTAGTATACACCATGCGGTGCTGGATTATTTTCGTAGGTCAGAGTAAAGTATTTCCGGTGCAGTTTCAATCCTCGTCAATGATAAAGCGGGCGGTGGGAATACGGAAGACCTATGGCATAAACTTCCGGTATACGGATAATCAATCCATTCAGGGAATAATCAGGAATACAGGAAACAGGGATGCAGGCAAGTTCCAGTAAAAAATACGTCGGACTCCTGTCCGGGGTAATATGTATAAGTTTTTCAGCGATTTTCGTTAAGCTCGCGGCGGTGGATTCCACGGTCAGCGCCTTTTACCGCTGTTTTTACTCCTCCATTTTTCTTTTCATAATTGCCCTTGTACGGGGTGAACTGCGGGGAGCCTCCTGGCGGTGGCTGGTCCCGGCGCTCTGGGGAGGACTTGCTCTTGCGGTGGACCTGATAATCTGGCACAAGACCATTCTGTACATCGGTGCGGGGCCTGCCACAATCATGGCCAACAGCCAGGTTATTTTTGTGACCATTTTCGGCTTTTTCTTTTTCAAGGAACGCATCTCTCCCTGGTTTCCGCTGCTTATTCCCTTTATTTTTCTGGGCCTCTTCCTTACGATTCCGACCATCCAGGTTCTGGTGTCTCCGGGAATCGGATTCTTTCTAGGGATTCTCGTGGGGATTGCCTACTCCGGATACCTGCTGGGACTGCGCTTCGCGAAGATGAAGGCCGGGAAGGGGTATCCCGAGATTCTCTCCCTGGCGGTATTCATGGCAGTGACCGGCGCATTTGTGGGTACCTACGGCGCCGCTGTGGAACAGGTGAGTTTCATTGTTACTTCCTGGAAAAGTCAGCTCTTCCTGGTCCTGATGGCCCTGGTCTCCCAGAGTATGGGATGGATCCTGATCAAAACAAACATAACCCGGCTGCCCTCCCACCGGGGGAGCCTGCTGTTGCTTATACAGCCCATGCTGACCATGCTCTGGGGGTTCCTGCTTCTGGGTGAACCTCTGGGCCCTGTACAGATTATCGGTATGGTTTTGGCCCTGGGACTGATTGCTCTATATCAGCTCAGGCTGGCGCCGGAGGAGTAGGGGGTGGAGCAGAGCTGCCGGTTATCAGGCAGCCCTGTTCAGTATTTATTTCAACTCTTTTTCTATCCGGGCAGCGATCTGCTGCGGTGCAAGCCCGTAATTCTCCAGCAGTTGTCCATAGGTCGCTGAATGAATAAAGCGGGGTTTTGAGGTTTTATCCAGAAGATTAAGCGGAATGATGTGTGTCGTGTTAATGGTTGTCTTCTTGAACAGAACGTTCTGAAGATTGCGCCAGATATAGCCGTTGTTCTGTTCTGCCAGGACAATCTTTTTTCCGCTGTCATGCAGTTGCTCGATAGTCGCAGCATCAATGGAGGGCATATCGACGATTGCCGTATTGATACCTTTGTTTTTTAGCAGCTCCGCGGCGTTCATAGCTTCATAGACTCCGCGACCGGAGCTAACAATATAGACGTCCGGATCTTTTTCCTCACCAAAGATAGCCGCTTTACCGTATTCAAATGCAATATTCTTGTCATAAATAGCAGGAGTTCCCGATCGCAGTATTCTCAGGTACACCAGCCCTCGATTACCCTCCATGATCCATTTTATAATAGCAAGGAGCTGGTTTGGACAGCAGGCATCGATTATCTTTAGATGTGCGATACCTTCATAGACAAGGGAGTCGTCGTTTCCCATATGGGTTGCACCGTTGGTTTTGGTTTCAAGATTTGGTGCAGTAGCCAGGAAGGTAATGTCAAGTCCATGTCCTTCTGCAAGCCAGCCATTTTTGCCGGCTGATTCCATCCTTTCTTCATGGCTTACGGCGATTCGCCGGAGAACCTTCCAGTCAAAGAACGGACTGAACGTACTGACCCAGACGTTGTGGCCGAGTGCTGCGAAGGACTCGCCAACGCACATCATGTTTGCTTCCGCGATGCCAACATTCAGTGCTCTGCGAGTGTCAACATACCCTACACCTGCTTCAAGCCCACTGATAACGGCAAGATCAGAGTCTACTGAAACAACCTTGCGGTCTCTGGCAAATACCTTCATCGCGGATGTAACCACATCCTGAGCGGCAATATTCTCTCCAATATCGTAACCGGGAAGACTGTCTTGGGTATATGATACCTTCTTTTTCCGTGGTGCGGCTTTCTCGAGTTTTACCGTTCGCCTGCCTGGTTTGACCTGAAGAGTTCCGGTCTTATCAAACGAGGCTTGCAGATTTACTCTCTCGCATAATGCTGCGATATAGGTCTTGCACTTCTCCCGCTCATTCATGTCTGATATCGAAGATACCAGGGCTTCAAGGTTTTCTACTCTGAGTGCGCGACGTTCTTCCTGTTGCGCAATTTCCTGGTCGGCGATGGCATCCGGCAGATCAACCTTGTGTCCGCCCATGAAACTTGAAATGCCTCCCCAGCCCTTTCTTCCGTTACAGATAATAAGCGTGGGACGACCATCCCTGAAACCGAATTTGAATTCCTTCAAAGCTTCCACAACGGTTTCATATCTGGTGGCATCTGTTTCCAGCACGCGCCAGCCGAAACTTTTAAATGCGTCTCCCACATTGTTCATTGGGTAGGAAAGGTGACGAACGTTGTCGAGCTGTCCTTCGTTCTTGTCGATCATGACGCAGAAGTTTTCCAGATGTTTTGCCCCGGCAAACATGACGGCTTCCCAAAGAACTCCTTCCTGAAGTTCCCCATCGCCGGTCAGGCAGAATACATCAAAATTCCTGCCGCAGGAGGATGCCAGGGCGAATCCTTCGGCAACACAGATCCCCTGTCCCAGCGGCCCCGTAGCGGTATGAATTCCCGGCAGGATGGAACCTGGGTGGCCGTTCAGGATGCTCGTAAGGGAACGGGAGTTTGCAAGAACTTTTTCAGGGAAAAAGCCGAGGTCTGCGTAAATTGAAGCCAGTGCCGCAACGGCATGTCCTTTGCTTAATACAAAAAGGTCCTGACCTTCTGCGGTGGGATTTCTTACGTCATAGTACATTACGCCGCTGTAATACAGCGATACCAGTGGAATTGTAGCAGAAAAAGCACCACCGATATGAATGCCTTTATCAACAGCACTTTTTCCCTGCTGGAGCGTCAGCAGGCGAATATCGCTGTCCTTTATTTCAAGAATCCTGTACAGGCTTGTCTTGATGATCCGATCCATTTCGATATCTCCGTGAATCATGTTTTCTCCTCCTATACGACAGTATAAGGTAAGATTGTTCTTGTGTCACGCGAATATAGAGACAAAATGCTAGTTAATATAGTATGTTTGTGTACGAATATTAAGTATTGATTATACAATCAGATCCGAAATACGAATTGTATGTTAAAGATTATAGAAAGTATGCTTTGGCAGCGGATATCCCGGACTTTCTTCGGCTGGGCGGGATCAGGGACCAGTACCAGCTCAGGCTGGTGCAGGAGGAAGGATAGTTGCGCAAACAAGACGGAGTGGTGTGTCATTTTTATCTGTTTTCCAAATAAAGTAAAAAGCGATATACTATCTATATGCCGACTGTGTTACTGATATGATGGAAGGACCATATCCGTGCCAATAAGCTGGTATCCTCGGCTTCTATGCAGCACACAGAAAGGGCGAAACAATTTCAGACTTATAGGGGGCGGTTCTGGAATACATTGACCTGATTCTGATGAAGAGGTCAGTGTTCAGGGACTGATAGCGGACCGTTACTCGCAGGAGAGCCGGAAGTCCCTGGAGAGATGGCTGAAAAGCAGGGGGTAAGGCCCCTGTTCCCAGGCTGTTCTTGCCGGAAATGCCCAGTCAGTAAAAGGTGTGAAGATAGAAATAGACACAGTCGATGATAAAAGCTGAAAAAAGTATTATTATCCATAGAAACAGCAGAATCCCGACTTTCGTGTTTCCGTGAACATCCTGTATACTGATGACCGTTGTGGCGGCCGCCCTGGCTGATCACTTCGTAAGAGCGAATTACAGAGGGGTGTATGGAAAAAGAAAGATTAGAGTTTCGTGGCGGGTGGGGGATGGCCTTTATTCCCCTGGTTATCTTTTTTATCTTTTGTGTGCTGCTGTTTCTGGTGTTCCTTTCCTATGACATGCATGCGCTGGCCATGGGGGGATTCCTGGGGCTTATCATCGGCGGCCTGTTCGCAAAGAATTACGGAGCATACTGGAAGAGTGTTTTTTCCGGTATTGCTTCTACCAATTCGGTCACCATTATCGTAATTCTGTTTATCATCGGCATGTTCTCCCAGATGATGAAAGACAGCAACGCCTCGGAAGGATTCGTCTGGTTGGCCCACAGAATGAACCTGCCTGGCGGGACCTTCGTGGCATTTGTCTTTTTTTCCTGCTGTGTGATTTCCACGGCCACGGGATCATCCATTGGAACAATGTTTGCCGCCTACCCCATATTTTTTACCGCCGGTACGGTGCTTGGAGCCAATCCCGCGCTTCTTGCCGGGGCGATTACTTCGGGCTGCATTTTCGGCGACAACCTCGCGCCCATTTCCGATACCACCATTGCATCTGCGGCAACCCAGCTCTTTAAGAACGGCGAACCCGCGGATATTGCGGGAGTCGTTTCTTCCCGTTTCAAATATTCCCTTGCGGCGGGTATAATTGCTCTTGTTCTCTTTGCCTTTCTCGGGGGAGGCGGAAGAATCGCTTCCGATATCGAGACCATGGGCGATCCCTTGCGCCTGGTAATGCTCATACCTGTTGTCGGGCTGCTGTACACTGCAGTCAGGACCAGGGACCTGTTCAAGGCGATTACCGTTGGTCTTGTTGTCGGCACAATTACCGGCCTTGTCTCGGGCATCTTTACCCTGGAGAGCCTGTTTGCCTCCTCGGGGGAACTGGGAAACCATGTTTCCGGGTTTCTTCCCACCGGCGTTTCCAGTATGATGTCCACGGTGACTCTGGTCATTTCGGTCTTCGGTATTATGGGAGTACTCGAGGCAGCCGGTGCAATCGACCGAATGGTAGCGGCGATCCTGAAATCGAGCTTTGCCAAAACAGACCGGGGGACGGAGCTGGCCATTACCATCGGCTCCTGTGTAACCTGCATGATCTTCGGCGGTGTTACCAGTGCGGCGATCCTTACCTTTGGCCCGGTGGTAAATGAGATCGGTACCAGGAAAGGACTCCACCCCTATCGGCGGGCCAACCTGCTTGACGGTTTTGTCAACACAATTCCCGTTGTTATTCCCTTTTTGAGCGTGTTTGTCTTCATCTCTGTAGCGCTTTCCGGTCTGGATCCCGTGAGCATAGCGAAAGGGATGGTCTATCCGCTTGTCCTCTTTGTTGTTCTGCTCTTTGCTGTAATTTCAGGCTGGGGCAGACAGCACGAGTAAAACAGACAGGGGCTATGATTTTTTATTCAGGTTTCGCAGCATTACCTTTATATGAGGACCGTCTTCTGCCCGTTCCAGTTCGAAGGGTTCGCCTTTCGGGCCGGGATGGCGGGATAGAAAGGAATCAATTTTTTCTACATCTTTCTGTCCCAGTTCTATCATAAGGGTTTTCTCGTTATCCTCAATATGTCTGCTGCTGCGGGTCCCGATAATAGCGGCCCCTGCCGCGTCTTTCTGGAGAATATACGCGGTGCTGATATTGGCAATATTGCAGCTGTATCTGACGCTCATTTCCTTCAAAATCTGCAGAAGTTCCTGATAGGCTTCCCATCCGCCGAAATCGTCAATGATTATGCGGTATTTAACCAAAGAGCGGTTGTCCCAGTCCGCCGGGTCCGGCTGTCCCAGCCAGCGGTCTGTTAAAAAGCCCCCGGCGAGGGTCCCGTAGCATAAAAGGGCGATATCGTGCTCTCTGCAGCAGGCCTGCATGGCGTTCTCCACCCGACGGTCCAGAAGGGAATACTGGGCCTGCATGGTGGAAATGGAAATACCGGACTCGACAATTTCCCGTGTTCGCCGGGTGTCGAAATTGGTCAGGGAAACCTGGGAGATCTTCCCCTGCTCCTTAAGCTTCTGCAGCTCAGACAAAGCTTCCAGATACCCGGGAATACCGTATTCCCACCAGTGGAACTGGATCATGTCCACCTGTTCTACCCCAAGCTTCCTGAGGCTGCGGTGAACGGCTTCTCTGACATCCTCAGGCCTTAGCTCCGCGAGAACAGATTTGTCAGGAACATACTTGGTGTGGAACTGTATATCCTCCCGTTTACCCCCGGCGGCCAGGTGTTCTTTCAGGAAAATACCGTAGAACTCCTCGACCCCCGTGTAGATGTCGGCACAGTCGAAGGCCGTGAATCCCCGGGAAACAAGCTCGTGGAAGGCCTTTAACACATCCTTTTTTTCGATGGCGCTTTTCAGGGCATGCCCCTCGGAGAGCTGCCATCCGCCGTTAATTATTCTGCTGAAGCTGTAGCCGTTTTTTAAGGTGCAGCGGGTGTTCATGGGGTACTCCGTTTTTCAGTCTTTTGTGTTCCGGGGCAGAGGCACTACCGTGCATTCGGAATGTCTGAAGCTCCGTTTTGCAATCCGGGTAATACGGAAGCGGGCCCCGCAGTTGGGATCGGGACAGGCGATATCGGTATCAGTGGTCATCCAGTCTGTCCCGGCAGTCTCCCGCTGCCTGGCGGGAATAAGGGGCAGGATGGCGGCCAGGGCATAGAGAGAGAACCGTGTTTCCTGTGGGAAGACAAGGTTTTCACCGACTACCTGGAAATTGACTCCCTCTTCGTGGGCGCAGACAAAATCCTTTTCCCCACGGATAGTCTCTACCTGCAGATCATACAGATAAAACTGATCATTGTGTTTTTCAGACATGAAAACAGCATCTCTTAAGACAGGGACGGGTGTCAATATTGAAAACTTGTATTTTGAATAGAAACGGTGCCCCGTATTTCTACTTGACAAAAAAGGAATAAAACGGACTATATATAACTTCAGTTATATACTTTGGAGCCCATATGCCCGCCCGAAAAACCTTTACAGCCTACCTTCTTTTTATCACCCTGGCGTATTTTACACTGGGATTTGTACATATCGGATTTGCCCTGCTCGGGCTGTTCTGTATGGCCCTGCCTTTTGTGCTCCTTTTCCGGGACAGGAAAAAAAGCTGGTGTCAGGGATATTGTCCCCGGGCACAGTTTTTTGACCTGTTTAAAAAGAATTCATATACCAGGCAGATCCCCGGCTTCCTGTTGGGCACACGAGTGCGGGATGTCGTTCTCAGCTATTTCTGCATGAACATATTCTTTATTCCCGCATCAACCATGATGGTTGCAGCGGGAAACATGCTGCCGATCGACCATGTACGAATTCTGATAATCTTTGAAATCCCTCTCTCCATGCCGCAGCTCTTCTCCCAGCCGGTTCTGCCGCCGGCGCTGCTCCATTTTTCGTTCCGGATCTATTCGATGATGACTACCTCGTTTCTGGCGGGGACTCTGCTCGCCTTACTCTACCGTCCACGTACCTGGTGCCGTGTCTGCCCGGTGAGCACGATGTCAGACAGGGTGCTGAAGAATGTGATTCAGATTAGCCGGGAAACCTGAACTCCTCCGGGAATAAGGATGGCGTGAGGCTGTTAGTATCGGGAAAAGATGAAACTGCACTTTCCTTCAGGCTTTGTCCTCAAGATCGTTTTTTATCCGCTGATACTCTTCCCTGTCGATCTCACCCCTGGCGTATCGCTGTTTGAGTTCTTCTTCGGGGGTGGGATTTGCTCCCCCGGACTCGTCTTCTCCCCTTCCTTTCGGGATCCGGCGAAACAGATAAACTCCTCCGATAATCACGGCCACCAGAAGGAGGAGGGTAAGCACACCACCCCCCAGGCCCCATCCGTGCATCATGCTGTGCCCTCCTCGATCTTCAGTGAGTCGATCATCCGCTTCAGTCTGCTGCGGATCTCCTCGGCAACGGGCCGCAGTGCCTCGTCTATGAAAAAAGTCAAGCCGACCGGGCAGTATCATCGCAATACATTCCCAAATTAATGAGGAAACTGAGGTATTCATCCATTTTCTTTCTATGGTTTTCCTTGTCTCTGAAGTAATGGTATTCCTCCTTTTTCAGCATCTGATAGACCTCGGTTATCATTCTCCTGCATACCCCCATTCTCACTATTCCAGGTTTTTTATACCGCCTCAGGCGATCATGCCATCTTTTTACCGTTGGACTTGCATCACGATAGTGATTCAATGCCTGAGACAACAATGTAATTGCAACTTTCCTGCCTGCTTTGTTTGTGCTTTTGATAATCGTCTTCTCATTAGAACTTTCAACTTTTGGCGTACTACGCAGATAGCTGGCAAATCTTTTGCTGTTTGGAAACCTTTTAACTGAAATGATGTCTGCAATTATTGCAATGGCTGTAAACACACTGATGCCCTTCATGCTGGTAAGAATATCGATTTCCTTTAGATAAAAACGGCCTTCCTCTTTGATCTTTTTTTGATGGCAGTAACACGATCCTCCAAATCCTCCAAATGATCAAACAGGAAATTAAGTTGAAAATCTACAGCGGGACTATCCTTGCATACACTTCTGATTTCTTTCCTGGATTTTCTACCGAATATGTATTCTTTTGTGAACGGTTTGAGATTCTGCTTCAATAATGAGTGGATTCTGTTCTTTATGGCACCTACCTGCTTTCTCAGTAGTCTGTATGTCGTAAACAAGGCGCGCAATTCCTGGATATGCTGCGGGGGAACAACAACAGGGTGAATCTGCTCTTCCCCACTCATCAATTGAGCTTTGAGAATCCTGGCCAGCTTGTAAGCATCCACCTTGTCTGTCTTCTTATTGGTGAATGAAATCTGTTTCAGCTCAAAGGTATTAGCAACCGGCACCTCTTTAACATGCTCACGAATCACTTTTTCGAAAGCAAATGAATTGATGGTTGCTTCAATGAGTACATACGTAGAACTGCTATCCACTTCTTCAAAGAAGAAAGATAGATCCTTTTCATTCAAACCGAAAGTTTTGATCTCTTTCTTACCTGCTGTATCCAGGAAACAGCAGGTGAAACAGTTGGTGTGTAGATCAATGCCTACATATTTCATGTTAATCCCCCTTAATCGATTTTGCTTCCGGAAAAAGAATGATATAATTTTCATACGTCTATACGGGGTAAGTGTCGAGCTTCCCTAACATGTCAATACGATTGATGGCTGCTAATCGTTAGTACGGGTTCCTAAGGTCCCAGTTTCGCGGCAGCCATCAGTCGTTCTTTTCCAGAACGATCTGATTATACCATCAAATCGTATTGGCTTTTTTCATAGCATCGTTATCGGAAATTTGGACAAAGAACAGATAGAACAATAATCCTTGACAATACTATCCCTAAGCGTTAGTATGGTTTGTGTGATTATTGGATTCAGATCAAAAGAGACCGAAAAAATCTGGAATGGATATACATCATTGAAGCTTCCAATAGCTATTCAAAATGCGGCCAGAAAAAAATTGAGAATGCTGAATAATGCACATGATCTGAATGATTTAAGGATTCCTCCTAATAACAGATTGGAATCCTTAAAAGGAGATAGAGAAGGTCTTTACAGCATAAGAATTAATGCGCAATGGAGGATATGCTTTCAATGGCAGACCGGAAATGCATTGAACGTAGAAATTGTGGATTACCACTAACAGGAGATAATTATGGATAGGCTACGGAATATACATCCAGGAGAAATATTACAGGAAGAGTTTCTCGAAGCATTTGACATTACCGCATACAGATTAGCAAAAGAAATAAAAATACCACAAACGCGGATTTCGCAGATACTACAAGGTCGACGGAGAATAACAGCAGATACGGCCTTGAGGCTTTCTGAGTTTTTTGGTAATTCAGCACAATTCTGGTTGGGGCTTCAAGATGATTATGATCTTGAAGAAGAGCGGTCAAAAATTGGAGATGAATTGAGTGGAATACAAAGGTTAAAAGTGTCATAGTCGTCCAAACTTCCGATAACAAGGAATATGAGATTCCGCCTTCGGCTCCATCCAAATTGCCTTCGCTTTGCTACGGC is from Marispirochaeta sp. and encodes:
- a CDS encoding 4Fe-4S binding protein, which codes for MPARKTFTAYLLFITLAYFTLGFVHIGFALLGLFCMALPFVLLFRDRKKSWCQGYCPRAQFFDLFKKNSYTRQIPGFLLGTRVRDVVLSYFCMNIFFIPASTMMVAAGNMLPIDHVRILIIFEIPLSMPQLFSQPVLPPALLHFSFRIYSMMTTSFLAGTLLALLYRPRTWCRVCPVSTMSDRVLKNVIQISRET
- a CDS encoding transposase, producing the protein MKYVGIDLHTNCFTCCFLDTAGKKEIKTFGLNEKDLSFFFEEVDSSSTYVLIEATINSFAFEKVIREHVKEVPVANTFELKQISFTNKKTDKVDAYKLARILKAQLMSGEEQIHPVVVPPQHIQELRALFTTYRLLRKQVGAIKNRIHSLLKQNLKPFTKEYIFGRKSRKEIRSVCKDSPAVDFQLNFLFDHLEDLEDRVTAIKKRSKRKAVFI
- a CDS encoding SHOCT domain-containing protein, with the translated sequence MMHGWGLGGGVLTLLLLVAVIIGGVYLFRRIPKGRGEDESGGANPTPEEELKQRYARGEIDREEYQRIKNDLEDKA
- a CDS encoding type II toxin-antitoxin system RelE/ParE family toxin, yielding MVCVIIGFRSKETEKIWNGYTSLKLPIAIQNAARKKLRMLNNAHDLNDLRIPPNNRLESLKGDREGLYSIRINAQWRICFQWQTGNALNVEIVDYH
- a CDS encoding transposase is translated as MFTAIAIIADIISVKRFPNSKRFASYLRSTPKVESSNEKTIIKSTNKAGRKVAITLLSQALNHYRDASPTVKRWHDRLRRYKKPGIVRMGVCRRMITEVYQMLKKEEYHYFRDKENHRKKMDEYLSFLINLGMYCDDTARSA
- a CDS encoding HigA family addiction module antitoxin, whose protein sequence is MDRLRNIHPGEILQEEFLEAFDITAYRLAKEIKIPQTRISQILQGRRRITADTALRLSEFFGNSAQFWLGLQDDYDLEEERSKIGDELSGIQRLKVS
- a CDS encoding TIGR04076 family protein, which translates into the protein MSEKHNDQFYLYDLQVETIRGEKDFVCAHEEGVNFQVVGENLVFPQETRFSLYALAAILPLIPARQRETAGTDWMTTDTDIACPDPNCGARFRITRIAKRSFRHSECTVVPLPRNTKD
- a CDS encoding aldo/keto reductase — encoded protein: MNTRCTLKNGYSFSRIINGGWQLSEGHALKSAIEKKDVLKAFHELVSRGFTAFDCADIYTGVEEFYGIFLKEHLAAGGKREDIQFHTKYVPDKSVLAELRPEDVREAVHRSLRKLGVEQVDMIQFHWWEYGIPGYLEALSELQKLKEQGKISQVSLTNFDTRRTREIVESGISISTMQAQYSLLDRRVENAMQACCREHDIALLCYGTLAGGFLTDRWLGQPDPADWDNRSLVKYRIIIDDFGGWEAYQELLQILKEMSVRYSCNIANISTAYILQKDAAGAAIIGTRSSRHIEDNEKTLMIELGQKDVEKIDSFLSRHPGPKGEPFELERAEDGPHIKVMLRNLNKKS